In the genome of Paracoccus tegillarcae, one region contains:
- a CDS encoding S8 family peptidase produces MADYDRGHIDITSLLTPHSYMAHQARGGTTFARNREQHGDRLSAGLAASFETTEARRPKQDALPPGVTIGEGAFVTVLLDRAAKELDIEKIDKGIRQSAAGEDGDKRKMVLHVRDQDARDYITERVERYRTGALTEKGNPPLAGVMQPIEGFAPTELIDLWREDPALLPPADGTASWWGLWCWDIYVDEVVGLSRALDMQVAPEERWSTFPDVRIIPVHATRCQLEKMLNIGQPGLAEIGFATDDPAILVDLSGREQDGLVDDLANRIVWPGTDVPAVCLLDTGVNRAHPLIEPVLAPEDVQTIDNDWGGDDHYDGPGHGTPMAGLALHGDLTGPLADASTPRLRHRLESVKFIPPIPRADDDPANYGAITQSAVALAEERNPNRKRVICSAATDPKIRGDRPTRWSAAIDDMAAGVDAGDEEEPPRRLFIQAVGNIGHNDTWATISEQTLHAGSNPAQAWNALTVGGVTFKDQIEVNQRATWSACAAVGDLSPYSRTSSDWPDGTTPIKPEIVFEAGNRATNARGDQVSDAMPSLSLVSTGKGGTRDALTAFCATSAATAQAARMAAQIMSNHPRYWPETVRALMVHSARWTPPMLAEVNAAGGKTARAALRRKFGYGMPDLARALASASNDLALVAQADIQPFDRPQVSSRDPMRRVGSITYGNAHYYELPWPTQTLQQLGNCQVKLKITLSYFVEPYPLKGSMLDPARYRSFGLRFDLKRPKETESVFRRSQNAKMGQKLRRGERDDDPNWDFGPKAIAAGSLHCDTWTGPAVDLASRNQLVVYPVMGWWRDRPSQNRFLENARYSLVVTLEAPDASIDLQAEVATTADAMIAARTGVLVDVAR; encoded by the coding sequence TTGGCTGATTACGACCGTGGGCATATCGATATTACATCCCTGCTGACGCCGCATTCTTACATGGCTCATCAGGCGCGAGGCGGGACAACCTTTGCCCGTAACCGCGAGCAACATGGAGATCGATTGAGTGCGGGTCTTGCCGCATCGTTCGAAACCACAGAGGCCCGTCGTCCAAAGCAAGACGCGCTTCCGCCCGGAGTTACTATTGGCGAAGGGGCATTCGTGACAGTTTTACTCGACCGCGCCGCCAAAGAGCTCGACATCGAAAAGATCGATAAGGGCATTCGTCAAAGTGCTGCCGGAGAGGATGGCGATAAGCGCAAAATGGTCCTGCACGTCCGTGATCAGGACGCAAGGGACTATATCACCGAACGCGTCGAGCGTTATCGAACTGGAGCTTTGACTGAGAAAGGCAATCCTCCACTGGCGGGCGTAATGCAGCCGATAGAAGGCTTTGCACCAACAGAGCTCATCGACCTTTGGCGAGAGGATCCCGCACTACTGCCACCAGCAGATGGTACCGCGTCATGGTGGGGCCTATGGTGCTGGGACATTTACGTCGACGAGGTAGTTGGTCTTTCCCGCGCGCTCGATATGCAGGTAGCCCCCGAGGAAAGATGGAGTACTTTCCCTGATGTTCGCATTATCCCTGTCCATGCTACCCGTTGCCAGCTTGAAAAAATGCTCAATATTGGGCAACCTGGCCTAGCCGAGATCGGCTTTGCAACCGACGACCCCGCCATTTTGGTCGATCTTTCCGGCCGGGAGCAGGACGGTCTAGTAGACGATCTTGCAAATAGGATAGTTTGGCCTGGGACCGACGTTCCGGCAGTTTGCCTGCTCGACACCGGCGTGAACCGTGCACATCCTCTAATTGAGCCGGTTCTGGCGCCAGAAGATGTACAAACGATAGACAACGATTGGGGCGGAGATGATCACTATGATGGGCCGGGCCATGGAACACCAATGGCGGGCCTTGCGCTGCATGGTGACCTGACTGGGCCTTTAGCAGATGCCTCTACCCCGCGATTGCGACACCGACTCGAAAGCGTGAAATTTATACCGCCTATCCCGAGGGCCGATGATGATCCCGCCAATTACGGCGCAATTACGCAATCAGCAGTAGCGCTTGCTGAAGAGCGGAATCCTAACAGAAAACGGGTAATTTGCTCAGCAGCAACAGACCCAAAAATTCGCGGAGATCGCCCCACAAGGTGGAGCGCGGCCATCGATGACATGGCAGCGGGCGTCGATGCTGGCGATGAAGAGGAGCCTCCCCGGCGCCTATTCATTCAGGCTGTCGGAAACATCGGGCATAACGATACGTGGGCCACAATCAGCGAGCAGACGCTTCATGCGGGTAGCAATCCAGCACAGGCATGGAATGCACTGACCGTCGGAGGCGTAACCTTCAAAGATCAGATTGAGGTAAATCAGCGAGCCACCTGGTCTGCTTGCGCAGCTGTCGGCGATCTTAGCCCGTACAGCCGCACCTCGTCTGACTGGCCTGACGGCACAACACCAATAAAACCGGAAATCGTTTTCGAGGCTGGTAATCGAGCGACAAATGCGCGTGGTGATCAGGTCTCTGATGCAATGCCTTCCTTGTCGCTGGTCTCCACAGGCAAGGGTGGTACGCGGGACGCACTGACGGCGTTTTGCGCTACGAGTGCAGCGACAGCGCAAGCTGCCAGAATGGCTGCTCAAATCATGTCAAATCACCCAAGATACTGGCCTGAAACTGTTCGTGCATTGATGGTTCACAGTGCGCGTTGGACGCCACCTATGCTTGCCGAAGTGAATGCAGCAGGAGGTAAGACCGCCCGCGCCGCCCTCCGGCGCAAATTCGGCTATGGCATGCCAGACCTCGCTCGTGCGCTAGCTTCGGCATCGAACGATCTCGCGCTGGTAGCACAAGCCGACATTCAGCCGTTTGACCGTCCACAAGTTAGCAGCCGCGATCCCATGCGGCGCGTTGGCAGTATCACTTATGGCAATGCCCACTATTATGAACTGCCTTGGCCAACTCAAACACTTCAGCAGCTGGGCAACTGCCAAGTCAAATTGAAGATTACACTGTCCTACTTTGTCGAACCGTATCCGCTTAAGGGGTCCATGCTGGACCCGGCGCGCTATCGATCGTTCGGACTCCGCTTTGACCTAAAGCGGCCCAAAGAGACTGAGAGCGTTTTCCGGCGTAGTCAGAACGCTAAGATGGGCCAGAAATTGCGAAGAGGTGAGCGTGACGATGACCCGAACTGGGACTTTGGTCCGAAGGCGATTGCTGCGGGTTCACTTCATTGCGACACATGGACAGGCCCGGCAGTCGATCTCGCCTCACGAAATCAACTCGTAGTCTATCCAGTCATGGGGTGGTGGAGGGATCGACCGAGCCAGAACCGATTTCTCGAAAATGCGCGCTATTCTCTTGTTGTTACGCTCGAAGCTCCAGATGCCAGCATCGATCTGCAGGCTGAAGTGGCGACGACAGCGGATGCAATGATTGCCGCCAGGACAGGCGTTCTGGTGGATGTCGCCAGGTAA
- a CDS encoding SOS response-associated peptidase yields MTRRSTPQAKIDDSAFPVRVLICVPEMGFGRRTDALHEWLATRIGRGNYALHGGGRGGTRDRIALYFREPDAASACLTAFPDLELADGTCLPGYSSPYLPFGSSEDDDTVCNLYNQTTTQEAMRQLFKGLTMTDRAGNVAPGKVYPDQLAPIIRHDGSSLELVKARWGMPSPPSVLKTQRDPGVTNVRNLNSPHWRRWLGPANRCLVPVTAFAEPIKGGNQWFAPSKAEAPMFFAGIEVRGWKSVRKVKDGETTDDLYAFLTCAPNAEVKSVHPKAMPVILTDHRDWETWLSAPIEVASKLQRPLPDGALALVDAPAEAS; encoded by the coding sequence ATGACGCGCCGCAGCACACCTCAAGCCAAGATCGACGATTCGGCCTTCCCGGTCCGGGTGCTGATCTGCGTGCCGGAGATGGGCTTTGGTCGTCGGACCGATGCGCTGCATGAGTGGCTGGCGACGCGGATAGGCAGGGGAAACTATGCCTTGCATGGCGGCGGGCGCGGCGGCACGCGGGACCGGATTGCGCTCTATTTCCGTGAACCTGATGCGGCCAGCGCCTGCCTGACGGCCTTTCCTGATCTGGAACTGGCTGACGGAACCTGCCTGCCGGGCTACAGTTCACCCTATCTGCCCTTTGGCAGCTCCGAGGACGACGACACCGTGTGCAACCTTTACAATCAGACCACCACGCAGGAGGCGATGCGCCAGCTTTTCAAGGGTCTGACCATGACCGACCGCGCGGGCAATGTCGCACCGGGCAAGGTCTATCCGGATCAGCTGGCACCGATCATCCGCCATGATGGCAGTTCGCTGGAATTGGTAAAGGCACGGTGGGGGATGCCATCGCCGCCCTCGGTTCTGAAGACCCAGCGGGATCCGGGCGTCACCAATGTCCGCAACCTGAACTCGCCGCATTGGCGGCGCTGGCTGGGGCCAGCAAATCGCTGCCTGGTGCCTGTCACGGCCTTCGCCGAACCGATCAAGGGCGGCAATCAGTGGTTCGCGCCCTCGAAAGCAGAAGCGCCGATGTTCTTCGCCGGGATCGAGGTCCGGGGCTGGAAGTCGGTCCGGAAGGTGAAGGATGGCGAAACAACCGACGATCTCTATGCCTTTCTGACCTGTGCGCCCAATGCCGAGGTGAAATCGGTGCATCCGAAAGCCATGCCGGTCATTTTGACCGATCACCGGGATTGGGAGACCTGGCTTTCGGCGCCGATCGAAGTCGCCAGCAAGCTGCAACGCCCGCTGCCGGATGGCGCATTAGCGTTGGTAGACGCCCCGGCCGAGGCGTCCTGA
- a CDS encoding YcbK family protein, which yields MTTRFYSHWRDVPKETWRWPNFSPAEIACRGTGAILIHEQALDRLQALRTRLGKPLIVNSGYRSPEHNARVRGAKRSKHLGGTAFDISMANHDPASFEKAARAEGFLGFGSYPRSGFMHIDLGPARRWGDPFPARAMPFAEDQPPAREHLADSRTMKGSGAAGIATVGAAGIEIAQDALGDAQSAIEPLIPYLDTLRWAFIAMALAGIGLTVWARLDDWNRGRR from the coding sequence ATGACCACCCGTTTCTACAGCCATTGGCGCGACGTGCCGAAAGAAACATGGCGCTGGCCGAACTTCTCGCCCGCCGAGATCGCCTGCCGCGGCACCGGCGCGATCCTGATCCACGAGCAAGCCCTCGACCGGCTGCAGGCTTTGCGAACCCGACTCGGCAAGCCGCTGATCGTGAATTCCGGCTATCGCAGCCCGGAACATAACGCCCGGGTGCGTGGAGCGAAGCGCTCCAAGCATCTAGGAGGCACCGCTTTCGACATCTCCATGGCCAATCACGATCCGGCCTCATTCGAGAAGGCAGCCCGGGCCGAGGGCTTTTTGGGCTTCGGCAGCTATCCGCGATCCGGCTTCATGCATATCGATCTCGGCCCCGCCCGGCGCTGGGGCGATCCCTTCCCGGCCCGTGCCATGCCATTCGCGGAGGACCAACCGCCAGCCCGCGAACATCTGGCCGACAGCCGGACAATGAAGGGCAGCGGCGCGGCCGGGATTGCCACCGTCGGAGCGGCAGGCATCGAAATTGCTCAGGACGCGCTCGGCGATGCGCAATCGGCCATCGAGCCGCTGATCCCCTATCTCGACACTCTGCGCTGGGCCTTCATCGCGATGGCGCTGGCCGGGATCGGCCTGACCGTCTGGGCCCGGCTCGACGACTGGAACCGGGGAAGACGGTGA
- a CDS encoding AAA family ATPase, whose protein sequence is MSNTKQILSMLRSRAEGDEDQFLAIALQVAAAEARQGRRSNAEQLRAAVEDLRRSRGDKPSVRVSLARPRGDLEGLLDLREPRLKLSQVVLAGPLREKLDRVVVQQDRRAWLREGNRTPSRRLLFAGPPGSGKTLTAEALAGELRLPFFVVRLEGLITRYMGETSAKLRLVFDETIKHRGVYLFDEFDAVGGRRDATNDVGEMRRVLNSFLQFMEEPTSTDSLVLAATNHPELLDRALQRRFDEVLSFDMPSPDEICEVIRNHLRPMKYPRIAWSKIVEAGSGLSQAELARAADEAAKVALLSERNVVRTEDLLQQLTARHDMRNIFNGNQEISG, encoded by the coding sequence ATGTCCAATACCAAGCAAATCCTTTCTATGTTGCGCAGTCGCGCAGAAGGCGACGAGGACCAGTTCCTTGCGATCGCCCTGCAAGTTGCTGCGGCTGAAGCGCGCCAGGGGCGACGTAGCAACGCCGAGCAGCTTCGAGCTGCAGTTGAGGACTTGCGGCGCAGCAGAGGGGACAAGCCATCGGTTCGAGTTTCCTTAGCTCGCCCTCGTGGTGATCTCGAAGGTTTACTCGATCTTCGTGAACCTAGGTTGAAACTTTCCCAAGTTGTTCTGGCCGGACCTCTCCGCGAAAAGCTAGATCGCGTTGTGGTGCAGCAAGACCGCCGCGCTTGGCTTCGCGAAGGCAATCGAACACCCTCACGACGCCTTCTTTTTGCTGGACCGCCGGGGTCTGGAAAAACTCTGACTGCGGAGGCGCTGGCAGGTGAGCTGCGCCTACCTTTCTTCGTCGTAAGGCTTGAAGGGCTGATCACGCGTTACATGGGTGAAACTTCCGCCAAATTGCGGCTGGTTTTCGACGAGACGATCAAGCATCGCGGAGTCTACCTCTTCGATGAATTTGATGCTGTCGGCGGGAGACGAGACGCGACGAATGATGTGGGCGAAATGCGGCGAGTGCTGAACAGCTTTCTGCAATTTATGGAAGAACCTACGTCTACAGATAGCCTAGTTTTAGCAGCGACAAACCACCCCGAACTTCTCGATCGAGCTTTGCAGCGCAGATTTGACGAGGTTCTGAGCTTCGATATGCCGTCTCCTGACGAGATCTGTGAGGTTATCCGCAATCATCTACGACCGATGAAGTACCCTCGGATTGCATGGAGCAAAATAGTCGAAGCGGGGTCAGGGCTTAGCCAAGCTGAACTTGCGCGCGCGGCCGACGAGGCGGCGAAGGTCGCCTTGTTGTCGGAACGCAATGTAGTGCGCACTGAGGATCTGTTACAGCAGCTCACGGCTCGTCACGATATGCGCAACATCTTTAACGGTAACCAAGAGATTTCGGGCTAG